The genome window TGGTATATGCGGGTAACGTTTTCTAACTTCCATAGGAAGTTTTTTAACAGCTTCTCCGATAATTTCCAAGTTTCTTATTACTGCATCTATTACAATATCGCTTTTTGCAAATTCTTCGAAGTTTAAATCGGCAGTATACTTTTCTATTTTTTGTATGCTTATTAAGATATCTTCCAAAAATAACTTGTAGTCTCTACTTCTTGACATAAATAACTTCCTTTAGAATTTTTTCTCTTAATCGAGGTTTGAGAGCTTTTTTTAAAACTAAATCAACCTTTCTATTGAAAATGTTTTCAAGAAAGAACTTTAGCTTCATATATTTTATTAAGGATAGCGTATTTCCTGAAGTTTCAATGAGGATATCTATATCACTACTTTCTTTTTGTTCGTTTCTAACTATTGAACCAAAGACTCCTATTCTTTTTATTCCATATTCTTTCTCTAAGTAGTTTTCAATTTTCTTTAGTTTATCGATAATTATTTCCTTTTCTGTTAATTTCTTTTTTTCCGTCAAGCTACACCTCAGAGATTAGTTTAACCATTTATAAATTATATGTAAGTGTAGGAAATACGGAAGTGTATAATATCCCCCAAACCTTTACTTACTGGTGGTTAGTTTGAAAGCCCTTTTTGGAGGAAGTTTTAACCCTGTTCACGTAGGACATTTAATAATTGCAAGGGATATTTTGGAAACCTTTAATTTTGAAAAAATTTTTTTTGTTCCTGCTTATCTTCAGCCGTTAAAGGGAGAACTTTTTCTTCCTGCTGAATTAAGGTTAGAACTTTTGAAAGTTTCGATAGAAGGAGAAAAGGGTTTTTCCATTTGGAATTATGAAATAAAAAAAGGGGGAGTTTCTTATACTGTTGATACTCTAAAGGAGTTTTGGAAAGTTTATAGGGAAAAGCCTGTTTTTATAATGGGAATGGATTCGTTTAACTATTTTTATCTTTGGAAAAAACCTAAAGAAATTTTAAAACTTTCGAAAATTGTTGTCGTTAAAAGACCAGGTTACAAAGTGGATGTTGAAAAGGTTGAGGAAAGTTTAGGAGTTTCTATTAAGTTTGTAGAAGTTAATAGAGGAGATTTATTAGACAATAACGTCTTCAATGAAGTAGATATTGTCATCTACAACGGTAGATCAGTAGAAATCAGTTCAACGGAAATAAGAAATAGGCTACAATCAGGACAATCAATATCCTACTTTTTGCCTGAAAAAGCTTTAAAAATCTTGTGGAGGTGGTGGGAAAATGCCTTTCAAAAAAATGTTTAACAAGAAGACCTTAAGAGATATTCCAAAGGAAGAGTTACACGGAAAAAGGGTTTTTGTAAGGGTTGATTTCAACGTTCCAATTGAAAATGGAGTGATTCAAAACGATAAGCGTATAAGGGCTGCTCTTCCAACTATTAACTACTTGATTGACCACGGGGCAAAGGTAATTTTATGTTCTCATCTTGGAAGACCAAAAGGTTGGGATGCAAAGTTCTCTTTAGAACCTGTTGCTGATAGGTTATCGAGGCTTCTTGAGAAAGAAGTTAAGTTTATTCCAGATTGTATTGGTGAAGATGTAGAGTGGGAAGTTAACAACCTTAAAGACGGAGAAGTTGCTCTGCTTGAAAACGTTAGGTTCTACAAAGAAGAGACTAAAAATGATGAAGAATTTGCTAAGAAACTTGCAAAACTTGTTGATATTTACGTAAACGACGCTTTTGGAACGGCACACAGAAAACATGCTTCAACTTACGGAATAGCCAAGTTTGTAAAGATTGCAGTTGCTGGATTCCTACTTGAAAAAGAGATAAAGTATCTCCAAAAAGCCCTCGATAATCCGGAAAGACCTCTTGTTTTAATAATCGGTGGTTCTAAAGTTTCTGGAAAGCTTGAAGTAATAGAGAACCTTTTAAATATCGTAGATAAGATGTTAATCGGTGGAGGAATGGCTTATACCTTCCTCAAAGCTCTTGGATTTAACGTTGGGAAGTCCTTAGTTGAAGAAGAACTAATTGAAACTGCTAAGGAAATAATGGAAAAGGCAGATAAGAACGGAGTTAAACTTTACATTCCAGTTGATAGCAATAACGCTGATGAGTTTTCTCCATCAGCCCATGCAAAACTTACAACCTATAAAGAAATTCCTGACGATATGATGGGACTTGATATTGGACCTGCTACTGTAGAACTTTTTAGAGAAGCTCTTTCTGATGCAAAGACTATCCTTTGGAATGGTCCAATGGGAGTTTTCGAGTTTGAGAAGTTCCGTTATGGAACTATGGAAGTAGGAAAAATTGTGGCTTCTCACAAAGATGCTTTAAGGATTGTTGGTGGTGGAGATAGCGTTGCTGCAATTGAGATGCTTGGTCTTGAACACCAGATCGACCACGTTTCAACAGGTGGTGGTGCTTTCTTGGAGTTCTTAGCAGGTAAAGAGCTCCCAGGTGTGATGGCTTTATCTGACAAGGAATAATCAAAGTTCCCTCCCTTTTTTTACAGGGAGGGGGTTTAATAGATTATTAAGTTCATTCCTCTGCTTCTTAAGTAGGGTATCTCTTCTGGTTTGTCAACAGAGTCTATTAGAAACCATTCTTCTTTTAGAGTAGAAAGCCATATACCCATTATGCTAAACTTTGATCGGGTTCCTTCTGTACCGGGGGGTTCTAAGACTGTAAATCGTGTCCACTTGTGAGCTACAGAAAGAGCGGATAGGACGTTATCCAAATCTACTGGTAAGTTTCCAGAAAGAACAACTACTTTATATCCATCAAGTTCTTTTTTTACCTTTTCTTCGGGATCTATAAAGTCAAAGGCTACGAAAAGGTGAAGGTTTTCAAATTCAATTCCATTTTCAGTAGTTTTAGCAGATTTTCCTGTAAGAAGCTTTACTAGCTGAGCTATTTTGTCAACACCTCCACCTGTTAAAACCTTTAGCTTTCCAACTATTCCTTCAAGATCTTTACCTTCTGGTTGGGTAACTTCTATGCTGTAAGCGTTCAAAAGTTTTACTAAAGTTTCAGGAGTATCTCTTTTAAGATTTATAACTATTCTGTTTCCCGTAGAAGGGTTATAGCTTAAGTAGTCATAGTGGTAAATCAAGATATCTTTAAGTCCTAAAATTAATTCACCATTTTTCTTTACTATTCCAAACTGAGAATTAATTTCTTTTTCCAGAAGCTTTTTTAGTTCTTCTTGACTTTTCAAGACTCTTATACCTAAGGATTCAACTTCTTTTTGAACTCTTTTGGAGATGGTGTTGCCAAAGTCCAAAACATAATCTTTTCCACCTATGGAAATCTTTGGATGTTTAGAAAAATCCACTTTTCCACTCTTTAAGATTAAGCCTCCACTATCTGCAGTTTCTCCTCCGAGCATTCTTATTACTGGGAAGAAAGCCTTCTCCTTGCTCTTTTGAGGGAGTAGTATCTTACCCTCGCTTTTTGTTCCAATTGGTATCTTAATCTTTTGTCCTACGTATATAATGTCAGGATTCTTTATTTTATTTATCCTTGCTATGGTTTTTATGGAAGATTTAGGTAATTTAAACTTTTTTACTATTCCCCAAAGAGTGTCTCCCTTTTTTACTTTATAGATTATAAGACCACTTCCTCTTATACTTTCTCCCACTTTTTTCTTAACAATCTTTATCTTGTAAACTTCACCGAAAGCTAAGTTGCATAGAAGGAGTGCTATTAAGAAAGCGAGTCTAACCATTTTCTCGTTTCCTCTATTGCTTTTTTAG of Desulfurobacteriaceae bacterium contains these proteins:
- a CDS encoding DUF86 domain-containing protein; this translates as MSRSRDYKLFLEDILISIQKIEKYTADLNFEEFAKSDIVIDAVIRNLEIIGEAVKKLPMEVRKRYPHIPWKEIAGFRDILIHDYFGVDIGIVWQTITEDIPYLKKQIEIIIKSERSK
- a CDS encoding nucleotidyltransferase family protein, producing MTEKKKLTEKEIIIDKLKKIENYLEKEYGIKRIGVFGSIVRNEQKESSDIDILIETSGNTLSLIKYMKLKFFLENIFNRKVDLVLKKALKPRLREKILKEVIYVKK
- the nadD gene encoding nicotinate (nicotinamide) nucleotide adenylyltransferase, whose amino-acid sequence is MVSLKALFGGSFNPVHVGHLIIARDILETFNFEKIFFVPAYLQPLKGELFLPAELRLELLKVSIEGEKGFSIWNYEIKKGGVSYTVDTLKEFWKVYREKPVFIMGMDSFNYFYLWKKPKEILKLSKIVVVKRPGYKVDVEKVEESLGVSIKFVEVNRGDLLDNNVFNEVDIVIYNGRSVEISSTEIRNRLQSGQSISYFLPEKALKILWRWWENAFQKNV
- a CDS encoding phosphoglycerate kinase translates to MPFKKMFNKKTLRDIPKEELHGKRVFVRVDFNVPIENGVIQNDKRIRAALPTINYLIDHGAKVILCSHLGRPKGWDAKFSLEPVADRLSRLLEKEVKFIPDCIGEDVEWEVNNLKDGEVALLENVRFYKEETKNDEEFAKKLAKLVDIYVNDAFGTAHRKHASTYGIAKFVKIAVAGFLLEKEIKYLQKALDNPERPLVLIIGGSKVSGKLEVIENLLNIVDKMLIGGGMAYTFLKALGFNVGKSLVEEELIETAKEIMEKADKNGVKLYIPVDSNNADEFSPSAHAKLTTYKEIPDDMMGLDIGPATVELFREALSDAKTILWNGPMGVFEFEKFRYGTMEVGKIVASHKDALRIVGGGDSVAAIEMLGLEHQIDHVSTGGGAFLEFLAGKELPGVMALSDKE
- a CDS encoding LysM domain-containing protein, producing the protein MVRLAFLIALLLCNLAFGEVYKIKIVKKKVGESIRGSGLIIYKVKKGDTLWGIVKKFKLPKSSIKTIARINKIKNPDIIYVGQKIKIPIGTKSEGKILLPQKSKEKAFFPVIRMLGGETADSGGLILKSGKVDFSKHPKISIGGKDYVLDFGNTISKRVQKEVESLGIRVLKSQEELKKLLEKEINSQFGIVKKNGELILGLKDILIYHYDYLSYNPSTGNRIVINLKRDTPETLVKLLNAYSIEVTQPEGKDLEGIVGKLKVLTGGGVDKIAQLVKLLTGKSAKTTENGIEFENLHLFVAFDFIDPEEKVKKELDGYKVVVLSGNLPVDLDNVLSALSVAHKWTRFTVLEPPGTEGTRSKFSIMGIWLSTLKEEWFLIDSVDKPEEIPYLRSRGMNLIIY